Proteins from one Entomospira culicis genomic window:
- a CDS encoding SH3 domain-containing protein → MKRIREILMMSTILLVVASCRDSYGYGVVLWSADEIELATGMIVRIVGESQRREIVRVEHPDTRAIIEMDKWRLERFEKKTQAQEYLAEFAPFLRSYVDARRTGLPMRRQPYVIQGESFYSLRDGQVLKVIGRSAEREQIGGYKAYWYHLLSNDGVQGWAYGRFLREYMLTESGQAIYDEKDYTGDAILENFFDPENIWRPAYIYDMVAKNTVNLALVSEEYGLFINPESKTINIRLPNQSVDFTYSRITPVGGDAYMFVDSPFSFTLKPNLVQARYSLRGANQSAEFRVLQQPIRAIISEEESRRGARYREFTAMGPTFRSDWGTLTFTGDGRFIFNDTQSLQDFQIILPSDGNSGRVLFDLYLDDALCNRFDGAFALVFDESAKRIIIAYRMGVGGFEASWVEQMTPNHVLLSQYVSPIETIFVK, encoded by the coding sequence ATGAAGAGAATACGAGAGATATTGATGATGAGCACGATCTTGCTAGTGGTGGCATCGTGTCGAGATAGCTATGGCTATGGTGTGGTGCTCTGGAGCGCCGATGAGATTGAGCTTGCCACGGGCATGATTGTGCGTATTGTGGGCGAGTCGCAGCGCCGAGAGATTGTTCGCGTGGAGCATCCTGATACACGGGCGATTATCGAGATGGATAAGTGGCGTTTAGAGCGCTTTGAGAAGAAGACACAAGCGCAGGAGTATCTGGCTGAATTTGCGCCCTTCTTGCGTAGTTACGTTGATGCCAGACGTACCGGATTACCGATGCGCCGACAACCGTACGTCATTCAGGGGGAGAGCTTTTACTCCTTGCGTGATGGACAGGTCTTAAAAGTGATTGGCAGAAGTGCCGAGCGCGAGCAGATTGGTGGGTACAAGGCGTATTGGTATCACTTGCTCTCTAACGACGGTGTGCAGGGTTGGGCGTATGGACGCTTTTTGCGCGAGTATATGCTCACCGAGTCGGGGCAGGCAATTTATGATGAGAAGGATTATACAGGCGATGCCATCTTAGAGAATTTTTTCGACCCCGAGAATATCTGGCGTCCTGCATATATCTATGATATGGTGGCCAAAAATACGGTCAACTTGGCGCTGGTCAGCGAGGAGTATGGACTCTTTATCAACCCTGAGAGCAAGACCATTAACATCCGTTTGCCCAATCAAAGTGTCGACTTTACCTACAGTCGCATTACGCCGGTAGGTGGCGATGCCTATATGTTTGTGGATAGTCCCTTTAGCTTTACGTTGAAACCGAATTTGGTGCAGGCACGTTACTCACTTAGAGGGGCGAACCAGAGTGCTGAATTTAGGGTGCTACAACAGCCAATTCGGGCGATTATCAGTGAGGAAGAGAGCCGACGTGGTGCGCGCTATCGAGAGTTTACCGCGATGGGGCCAACCTTCCGTAGCGATTGGGGCACGCTTACCTTTACGGGCGATGGGCGCTTTATCTTCAACGATACACAGAGCTTACAGGATTTTCAAATTATTCTGCCCAGCGACGGCAATAGTGGGCGTGTTCTCTTCGATCTCTATCTGGATGATGCGTTATGCAATCGTTTTGATGGTGCTTTCGCACTGGTCTTTGATGAATCGGCTAAGCGTATCATTATCGCCTACCGCATGGGCGTGGGTGGTTTTGAGGCGAGTTGGGTGGAGCAAATGACGCCTAATCATGTGCTTTTATCGCAGTATGTTAGCCCCATCGAGACAATTTTTGTTAAGTAG
- a CDS encoding ABC transporter ATP-binding protein, which produces MAIEINGLSKAFGGHQVLRSLDFSLPSSKRTALLGASGCGKSVLFHLLAGLLSLDSGRMQVDGELVDKLPVSYMQQKDLLLPWYTLLENASLPLVLSGVRKQEAHAQVQSHLARFGLADFTDHYPNQLSGGMRQRVALLRTMIYRQPIVLMDEPFSAIDALSAQQLRLFLKELQEKEQFTLFFITHNVEEALDLADEIWVMHKESTPQLQRIDSTGLDYEARRKLLWQALGVGQGVLSMH; this is translated from the coding sequence ATGGCAATCGAGATAAATGGTTTAAGTAAGGCATTTGGTGGTCATCAGGTGTTGCGGTCGCTCGATTTCTCTTTACCTTCGAGCAAGCGAACGGCGCTTTTAGGCGCCTCTGGCTGTGGCAAGAGCGTACTTTTTCACCTGCTAGCTGGCTTGCTCTCGCTGGATAGTGGTAGGATGCAGGTGGACGGAGAGCTTGTTGATAAACTTCCGGTGAGCTACATGCAACAGAAAGATCTCTTATTGCCATGGTATACGCTTTTGGAGAACGCGTCGTTGCCTTTAGTATTGTCGGGAGTTCGCAAGCAAGAGGCGCATGCGCAGGTGCAATCGCACTTGGCGAGGTTTGGGTTGGCCGACTTTACCGATCACTATCCCAATCAATTATCGGGAGGTATGCGCCAACGCGTGGCGCTCTTGCGTACGATGATCTATCGGCAACCTATCGTGCTGATGGATGAACCTTTTTCGGCAATCGACGCGCTCAGCGCCCAACAATTACGCCTCTTTTTGAAAGAACTGCAAGAAAAAGAGCAATTTACCCTCTTTTTTATCACCCATAATGTGGAGGAGGCGCTCGATTTAGCCGATGAAATTTGGGTGATGCATAAGGAATCGACCCCCCAGCTACAGCGCATCGATAGCACGGGTCTTGATTATGAGGCACGGCGCAAGCTCTTATGGCAGGCGTTGGGGGTGGGGCAGGGCGTTCTCTCCATGCATTGA
- a CDS encoding ABC transporter substrate-binding protein, translating into MRGLFIVGLGIVFSMVACTGKAKDEESKDKVSIMLDWVPNTNHIGLYVAQAMGYLAEEGVELTILQAPEDGGLDFLLTNQVDLLIGWESTLFFGRDQGLPIVAVAAILQENDSVLVSLQENNITRPSDLVGKRYLSYGSANDIATVRAIMARDGVENPEVTLAATGSMADLNALVHGEGDYLWVFRGWDLLAAKLQGIMLNEIIVREYDDALNFYTPMILSTDENIAKREVALAKAMRAIARGYAYAVENPGKASEIFLSAVSGMDRALIEASTVHLATLYLNHNGQFGRMDGKVFARYLAWASAEGLLPNNGQNIIIEEIFTNRLLE; encoded by the coding sequence ATGAGAGGACTTTTTATTGTTGGTTTAGGGATAGTTTTTAGCATGGTGGCTTGCACGGGCAAGGCGAAAGATGAAGAATCCAAAGATAAGGTGAGCATCATGCTAGATTGGGTGCCTAATACCAACCACATTGGGCTTTATGTGGCGCAGGCGATGGGATACTTGGCGGAAGAGGGTGTGGAGCTTACGATTCTGCAAGCGCCTGAAGATGGTGGGTTAGATTTCTTGTTGACTAATCAGGTGGATTTGTTGATTGGCTGGGAGAGTACGCTCTTTTTTGGACGCGACCAAGGTTTGCCGATTGTGGCTGTAGCAGCGATTTTACAAGAGAATGATTCGGTGTTGGTCTCTTTGCAAGAGAATAATATTACGCGTCCTAGCGATTTAGTGGGCAAGCGCTATTTGAGCTATGGTAGCGCCAACGACATCGCTACGGTGCGAGCCATTATGGCACGCGATGGGGTGGAGAATCCCGAAGTTACATTAGCTGCTACGGGGTCGATGGCCGATCTCAACGCGCTGGTGCATGGGGAGGGTGATTATCTCTGGGTCTTTAGAGGCTGGGATCTCTTGGCCGCTAAGCTACAAGGCATTATGCTTAATGAAATTATTGTGCGCGAGTACGACGATGCGCTCAACTTCTACACCCCGATGATTCTCTCCACCGACGAGAATATCGCCAAGCGAGAGGTTGCTCTGGCAAAGGCGATGCGCGCGATTGCCCGTGGCTATGCGTATGCTGTTGAGAATCCAGGTAAGGCGAGCGAGATCTTTTTAAGTGCGGTGTCGGGAATGGATCGGGCGCTGATTGAGGCGAGTACGGTGCACTTAGCGACGCTTTATCTTAATCATAATGGTCAATTTGGTCGCATGGATGGCAAGGTCTTTGCCCGCTATTTGGCGTGGGCGAGCGCAGAGGGCTTACTTCCTAATAATGGGCAAAATATTATTATTGAAGAAATTTTTACAAATAGGTTGTTAGAATAA
- a CDS encoding ABC transporter permease has protein sequence MRIKEIRLSIAIALFYLAWLVLWQLFADDYFTLWVRIFPKPSTIVASMVRHRELLWLGTVETLYQAVIGLFLGAVVAFVLAIVLEPLPWLARLLYPLLYAWQASPPIATTTLVLLLLGFGTTSKLVIVVLVTFFPIYVGFSQALAKSDREVEALLRSYGASRWQIFRMARWPMAMVGFFSGVRVSATYLISVVITAQWLGGQDGLGNTLLRSRKSYDYALMMATIALSIGLSLLIIFISSQLEQRVMRRYHLIDKEERT, from the coding sequence ATGCGTATAAAAGAAATTCGTTTATCTATTGCGATTGCTCTATTTTATCTTGCGTGGTTAGTTCTTTGGCAACTCTTTGCCGACGACTATTTTACCCTTTGGGTGCGCATTTTTCCCAAACCATCTACTATTGTTGCTTCTATGGTAAGGCATCGTGAGCTCTTGTGGCTAGGCACGGTGGAGACGCTTTATCAAGCGGTGATTGGTCTCTTTTTAGGCGCAGTTGTTGCTTTTGTCTTGGCGATTGTTTTAGAGCCGTTGCCTTGGTTAGCGCGCCTTCTTTATCCCTTATTATATGCATGGCAGGCCAGTCCGCCTATCGCTACCACGACGCTGGTGCTCTTGTTGCTTGGTTTTGGCACCACGAGCAAGCTAGTGATTGTGGTGTTGGTTACCTTTTTCCCGATTTATGTGGGCTTTAGTCAGGCGTTAGCCAAGAGCGATCGCGAAGTTGAGGCGTTGTTGCGTAGCTATGGGGCAAGTCGTTGGCAGATCTTTAGGATGGCGCGCTGGCCCATGGCGATGGTGGGCTTCTTTAGTGGCGTGCGCGTCTCGGCAACATACCTTATCTCGGTGGTGATTACGGCACAATGGCTGGGCGGGCAAGATGGTCTGGGCAATACGTTGTTGCGAAGCCGAAAGAGCTACGATTACGCCCTGATGATGGCAACCATCGCCTTGAGCATTGGGTTGAGTTTACTGATTATTTTTATTAGTAGTCAGTTAGAGCAACGGGTGATGCGTAGGTATCATCTTATAGATAAGGAGGAGAGAACGTAA
- a CDS encoding DUF898 domain-containing protein, with translation MKGFRFEGSVNALMWTLIRTVLLIVGTAVVASAVSGAVESMFIRSVMAFIVLGVMIFALPTIVNSIAKYLVEHTQVGGQKLKYKGQAIGILSLVLIGWFLFLIVTSLFAGLVMWLYQTDLSPVWVTGIAGAMYMLFMAFFASWFILHVYRWVLNNTQIEE, from the coding sequence ATGAAAGGGTTTCGCTTTGAAGGATCGGTAAATGCCTTGATGTGGACGTTGATTCGCACTGTGTTGTTGATTGTGGGTACGGCGGTGGTCGCCTCGGCAGTCTCGGGTGCGGTGGAGAGCATGTTTATCCGCTCGGTGATGGCCTTTATCGTTTTAGGCGTGATGATTTTTGCTTTGCCTACCATTGTCAACAGCATCGCTAAGTACTTGGTAGAGCATACCCAAGTAGGCGGACAGAAGCTTAAGTACAAAGGACAGGCGATTGGTATTTTGTCTTTAGTGCTAATTGGTTGGTTTCTCTTTTTGATTGTTACCTCTCTTTTTGCTGGCTTGGTGATGTGGCTTTATCAAACCGACCTATCACCGGTTTGGGTAACAGGTATCGCCGGTGCAATGTATATGCTCTTTATGGCATTCTTTGCCTCTTGGTTTATCTTACACGTCTATCGCTGGGTGTTGAACAACACGCAAATTGAAGAGTAG
- the rfbD gene encoding dTDP-4-dehydrorhamnose reductase: protein MRIWITGGDGQLARALQQQLRRQGAPFVATNRSQCDLTDYRAVESFAQQYRPTLIMHTAAFTHVDHAQQHQLQALADNLLATRNLTHIAQPYRAKIVFFSTDYLFDGTKTSPYLESDCPNPLQWYGKSKLLAEETLHPYPNHLIIRLSWLYSTERGFVLAILQQLRTQASLTVVENEIGTPTFIPSIVPAILALATSPAVGTYHLASEGEVSRYHLAQATLNLAQRSLNLSTNPTLHAITSHAYRQAHPQTATRPIYSPLASQKAKQTLAIASLGTWQEHLQAFFRHYLL from the coding sequence ATGAGAATCTGGATTACGGGGGGAGATGGACAACTGGCACGCGCGCTTCAACAACAACTGCGTCGGCAAGGTGCGCCCTTTGTTGCCACCAACCGTAGCCAGTGCGACCTCACCGATTATCGAGCGGTTGAGAGCTTTGCCCAACAATATCGCCCCACGCTCATTATGCACACCGCCGCCTTTACTCATGTCGACCACGCCCAGCAACACCAGCTCCAAGCCCTTGCCGACAACCTTCTCGCCACGCGTAATCTTACACACATCGCGCAACCCTACCGCGCTAAAATTGTCTTCTTCTCTACCGACTATCTCTTTGACGGCACCAAAACCTCGCCCTACCTCGAGAGCGACTGCCCCAATCCTCTACAATGGTACGGTAAGAGCAAGCTCCTCGCCGAAGAGACCTTGCACCCCTACCCAAATCATCTGATTATTCGTCTATCGTGGCTCTACAGCACCGAGCGTGGATTTGTCCTGGCCATTCTCCAACAACTGCGCACCCAAGCCAGCCTCACCGTGGTAGAGAATGAAATCGGCACGCCCACCTTTATCCCGTCTATTGTACCAGCAATTCTTGCCCTTGCCACTAGCCCAGCCGTGGGTACGTATCATCTTGCCAGCGAAGGAGAGGTAAGCCGATATCACCTCGCCCAGGCCACCCTTAACCTCGCGCAACGTAGCCTCAACCTATCCACCAACCCCACCCTCCACGCCATCACCAGCCATGCCTATCGACAAGCCCATCCACAGACCGCCACACGCCCCATCTACAGCCCATTAGCCAGCCAAAAAGCCAAACAAACCCTCGCCATCGCCTCGCTAGGCACGTGGCAGGAACACTTGCAAGCATTTTTTCGACACTATCTTTTATAA
- the rfbC gene encoding dTDP-4-dehydrorhamnose 3,5-epimerase — protein MQVRRFANGLMVITPPLYRDERGCFMELSKASTLRALGLPDALVQSNLSWSKYGVLRGLHDQLEPYAQGKLVSVLQGAIWDVVVDIRPQSATYLSWFSFYLTAKSMRQLWIPKGFLHGFYALGQDNLVLYHTSAEYHASHERSVAHDSPIWSVPWPRYKILSAKDAQAPHFQP, from the coding sequence ATGCAGGTGCGTCGTTTTGCCAATGGCTTGATGGTTATCACGCCTCCGCTTTATCGTGATGAGCGCGGGTGTTTTATGGAGCTTAGTAAAGCTAGCACCCTTAGGGCGCTTGGTTTACCCGATGCGTTGGTGCAGAGTAATCTTAGTTGGAGTAAATATGGGGTGTTGCGCGGATTGCACGATCAGCTTGAACCTTACGCGCAAGGCAAACTGGTGAGTGTTCTACAAGGGGCGATTTGGGATGTAGTGGTCGATATCCGCCCCCAGAGCGCGACCTATTTGTCGTGGTTTAGCTTTTACTTAACGGCCAAGAGCATGCGTCAATTGTGGATTCCTAAAGGATTTCTCCACGGCTTTTATGCTTTGGGGCAGGATAATTTGGTGCTTTATCATACGAGCGCCGAGTATCATGCAAGCCACGAGCGAAGCGTTGCCCACGATAGCCCGATATGGTCGGTTCCCTGGCCTCGGTATAAAATTTTGTCAGCAAAAGATGCCCAAGCGCCCCACTTTCAGCCTTAA
- a CDS encoding HAD hydrolase-like protein: MSKFDLIIYDFDGTLYDTRPGLHKILRQMLAEFGFNPDGYDLKEFVGPPMEWSLANIVGAAPDVVTQMIVYFRPRYQESALEHLIFFDGIMPMLEEFKQAGKKQAIASLKFRPSLDKILEVASIGHLFDAVAGYYPDAPETKAQLMRTVIEATGAKAPIMVGDRHFDLTGAQEVGVPFIGVGYGYARDMAELAEGDYWVATVAELHQFLAQHT, from the coding sequence ATGAGTAAGTTCGATTTAATTATTTATGACTTTGACGGCACACTATACGACACCCGCCCTGGTTTGCACAAGATTTTGCGCCAGATGTTAGCGGAGTTTGGCTTTAACCCCGATGGCTACGACCTTAAAGAGTTTGTGGGGCCACCCATGGAGTGGTCGTTGGCAAATATTGTGGGGGCAGCGCCCGATGTGGTTACCCAGATGATTGTCTATTTTCGCCCACGTTATCAGGAGTCGGCGTTGGAGCACCTCATCTTTTTTGATGGGATTATGCCGATGCTGGAGGAGTTTAAGCAGGCAGGCAAGAAGCAAGCCATCGCCTCGTTGAAGTTTCGCCCTTCGTTGGACAAGATCTTGGAAGTTGCTAGCATCGGGCATCTTTTTGACGCGGTGGCTGGCTACTATCCCGATGCTCCCGAAACCAAGGCACAGCTGATGCGTACGGTTATTGAAGCAACGGGAGCAAAAGCGCCGATCATGGTGGGCGATCGCCACTTTGATTTAACCGGAGCGCAAGAGGTGGGTGTCCCGTTTATCGGGGTGGGCTATGGCTATGCGCGCGATATGGCCGAGCTTGCCGAGGGCGATTACTGGGTGGCTACGGTGGCAGAATTGCATCAATTTTTGGCACAACACACTTAG
- a CDS encoding N-acetylmuramoyl-L-alanine amidase, with protein sequence MSLQKIVWILLLMTIGCQSQKRVQDDYYDDTSHPAQETFDSRVQYLIMHYTAVDEGRSFDLLTRPDWPASAHYLVTEYPKMRGKKPVVYGLVDEKLRAWQAGKSYWAGNTNLNSGSIGIEIVNFGYIDAPDPNDDNAIYALMLKEERISKEGGISQAELMKQKSSWLYAEDRYWFPFTAEQTTAVIALAKGIAQRHDIPPEHILGHMDIAPQRKHDPGPLFPWQELYDAGVGAWYLPEAVEWYVQDRPLDQEVDPQLLLKALKVYGYEIPEPLDERIPKKLLKPQEVKQYEESRRMVIRAFQMHFRPSNFSGIADVESEAIALALVERYKGADVALALLRK encoded by the coding sequence ATGTCTTTACAAAAAATAGTATGGATTCTTTTGCTAATGACGATTGGTTGCCAAAGTCAAAAGCGGGTGCAAGATGATTATTATGATGATACCTCGCATCCGGCGCAGGAGACTTTTGATAGTCGGGTACAGTATCTTATTATGCACTATACCGCTGTCGATGAGGGGCGGTCGTTTGACCTTTTAACGCGCCCCGATTGGCCTGCTAGTGCGCACTACTTGGTTACCGAGTACCCAAAGATGCGAGGCAAAAAGCCTGTTGTCTATGGCTTGGTCGACGAAAAATTGCGCGCTTGGCAGGCGGGTAAAAGCTACTGGGCAGGTAATACCAACCTCAATTCTGGCTCGATAGGCATCGAGATTGTCAACTTTGGCTACATCGACGCCCCTGACCCCAATGATGATAATGCCATCTACGCGCTGATGCTCAAAGAGGAGCGTATTAGCAAAGAGGGCGGTATCTCTCAAGCGGAGTTGATGAAGCAGAAGAGCAGTTGGCTTTATGCCGAGGATCGCTATTGGTTTCCCTTTACCGCCGAGCAGACGACTGCGGTCATCGCCCTAGCAAAAGGCATTGCTCAACGGCACGATATCCCTCCCGAACATATCTTAGGGCATATGGATATCGCTCCCCAGCGCAAGCACGATCCAGGTCCACTCTTTCCTTGGCAAGAGCTCTATGACGCGGGAGTTGGCGCGTGGTATCTACCTGAGGCGGTGGAGTGGTACGTGCAGGATCGCCCCTTAGATCAAGAGGTCGATCCGCAATTATTACTTAAGGCGCTCAAAGTCTATGGCTATGAAATTCCCGAACCACTGGATGAACGTATCCCGAAGAAATTGCTCAAACCGCAAGAGGTTAAGCAGTACGAAGAGAGCAGACGTATGGTGATTCGTGCCTTTCAGATGCACTTTCGCCCTAGCAACTTCTCGGGCATCGCCGACGTGGAGAGCGAAGCGATCGCCCTTGCCTTGGTGGAGCGCTATAAAGGTGCCGATGTCGCGCTCGCCTTACTGCGCAAGTAG